In Pseudophryne corroboree isolate aPseCor3 chromosome 7, aPseCor3.hap2, whole genome shotgun sequence, a single window of DNA contains:
- the LOC134944182 gene encoding paraneoplastic antigen Ma1 homolog, with product MEISGEDIYSWCRSKGIDVQKSVSILGNFIDVIEDDIINEIKKMYGMKQPHIVDKWKDSSEEICAVLISNDNPLDAAVIPANILIERIPGRRLQVRWPVDTYAEGGEKAKSKEDSKVESTSTGCFHTTSNTAEETTMGEEKIDTQVENVMDKVVSHFERWHFEGGYRRLRIFSGVIPVPTGEESYDVWREAAVQHSEEWRCPEHIKKQRIVESLRGPAMGIIHATRRSNSNATLKDYFEALDYSFGTLEDVGDLLTRLNQTYQEPTETLTNYIYRLDKILYKLLDKGGINPPEIDTMRLKYILRGAMTTNPVAQRLRCNIPRDPPPTLGELIREVKLEEVQIENREKNIKRVKVIVPTPEVPSVNEQLLKALEEQNKKLEQLISFQNSALSISRTSQLGRGRGFSRRQDNIRNLTCYRCGQLGHRSFECTQRESNQTMANSTELRSTSMTENGQGTSMNPASTPRL from the coding sequence ATGGAGATCAGTGGAGAAGATATATATAGCTGGTGTAGAAGTAAGGGAATAGATGTACAGAAAAGTGTGAGTATTCTGGGAAATTTCATTGATGTTATAGAAGACGATATTATTAATGAAATAAAGAAAATGTATGGAATGAAACAACCACATATTGTAGATAAGTGGAAAGATAGTAGTGAGGAGATATGTGCTGTTTTAATAAGTAATGACAACCCACTAGATGCGGCAGTAATCCCTGCGAACATATTAATAGAAAGAATACCGGGTAGGAGATTGCAAGTGAGGTGGCCAGTAGATACATATGCTGAAGGAGGAGAGAAAGCCAAAAGTAAAGAAGATAGTAAAGTTGAGAGTACTAGCACAGGGTGTTTTCATACTACCAGTAATACCGCAGAAGAAACAACTATGGGTGAAGAAAAAATAGATACACAAGTTGAAAATGTAATGGATAAAGTGGTTAGCCATTTCGAAAGGTGGCATTTCGAAGGGGGATATAGAAGATTAAGGATATTTTCTGGGGTGATTCCTGTTCCAACTGGAGAAGAGAGCTATGATGTCTGGAGAGAGGCGGCAGTGCAACATTCCGAGGAGTGGAGGTGTCCAGAGCATATAAAGAAACAGAGAATAGTGGAAAGTTTAAGAGGACCAGCGATGGGAATCATTCATGCCACCCGGAGAAGTAATTCGAATGCTACCTTAAAGGATTATTTTGAGGCTCTGGACTATTCGTTTGGCACCCTAGAGGATGTGGGAGATCTGTTGACTCGTTTAAATCAAACGTATCAAGAACCTACTGAAACCCTCACCAATTATATATATCGGCTGGACAAGATACTTTACAAACTATTAGATAAAGGGGGGATTAATCCTCCAGAAATTGATACCATGCGACTCAAGTATATATTGAGAGGAGCGATGACCACCAATCCTGTAGCTCAAAgattaaggtgtaatataccccgtgATCCTCCCCCTACTTTAGGAGAATTGATAAGGGAAGTTAAATTAGAAGAAGTACAAATTGAAAACCGAGAAAAAAATATTAAACGAGTCAAAGTTATTGTTCCCACTCCTGAAGTTCCATCCGTTAATGAACAATTGCTCAAAGCTTTGGAAGAACAAAATAAGAAATTAGAACAGTTAATTTCTTTTCAGAATTCAGCCCTGTCAATTTCTAGGACATCTCAGCTGGGTAGAGGGAGAGGTTTCAGTCGCAGACAAGATAATATTAGAAATCTCACTTGTTACAGATGTGGACAATTAGGGCATCGGTCGTTCGAATGTACCCAGAGGGAAAGTAACCAAACAATGGCAAATAGTACGGAGTTGAGGTCAACATCCATGACGGAAAACGGGCAAGGGACGTCGATGAACCCCGCATCGACTCCCAGATTATAA